A stretch of the Mycolicibacterium celeriflavum genome encodes the following:
- a CDS encoding Dabb family protein: MFNVVRLIDTADDTARDRLVEELRDAASNSGAERALVQPTLPGVRNGGDLLMHLRFRRAAEWASIAASFDAMLSGPAVGQVNGATYTGSAITASECRGSVYRTLLLRVQPDTDEATVARFEADLRLLPRYVTSICTWQLSRVESAVGTSPWTHVFEQEFTDVESLMGPYLMHPIHWAYVDRWFDPECPEVIVRDRVCHSFCDRRSESR; encoded by the coding sequence ATGTTTAACGTCGTCCGACTGATCGACACCGCGGACGACACGGCCCGCGACCGCCTGGTTGAGGAACTGCGCGATGCGGCGAGCAACAGCGGTGCGGAGCGGGCGCTGGTTCAGCCGACGCTGCCCGGCGTGCGCAACGGCGGCGATCTCCTCATGCATCTGCGGTTTCGACGTGCGGCCGAATGGGCCTCGATTGCTGCGTCATTCGACGCCATGCTGTCGGGGCCTGCGGTTGGCCAGGTCAACGGCGCCACCTATACCGGCAGCGCGATCACCGCTTCGGAATGCCGAGGCAGCGTCTACCGGACGCTGCTGTTGCGGGTGCAACCGGACACCGATGAGGCGACAGTCGCGCGGTTCGAAGCCGATCTTCGGCTACTCCCCCGATATGTCACGTCGATCTGCACATGGCAACTCAGCCGTGTCGAGTCGGCGGTCGGAACCTCGCCGTGGACCCATGTCTTCGAGCAGGAGTTCACCGATGTCGAGAGTCTGATGGGCCCGTATCTCATGCATCCGATCCACTGGGCCTACGTCGATCGCTGGTTCGACCCGGAATGCCCTGAGGTCATCGTGCGTGACCGCGTCTGCCACAGCTTCTGCGATCGTCGGAGTGAGTCACGATGA